AGTTCCTGTTTGACTGGCAGCCTTAAAATTCAGGCTCACAGGCTTATAATTATGTTAAACAATTCGCTCTTAAGTCATTACCAAACATTTAAGAGACCATTTCTACAGTACGCTACAGTAtatacttaataataataatacattttatttcgaggcgcctttcaggacacccaaggtcgccttacagtgcatttaaaagttaaaacagcTTCCACTTCTTTGAGTAGGAATTGTATTAGAATATGAATCAAAGTCATTTTACAGCATCacttttgtaatgttaactggCCAGTCATAACTAATAACTGTAATTTGTCACATTACAAATTAGGTAAAGTTTGATATTTGCTGACTTAAGTTACATCTGTTACTCAAAAGATTAACAAtgtttcttttttcttcctGTAGCTCACTGAAATGGGGAAGGAGACGTTGCCCTCCTGGCTGTTTTGGGACATAGAAAGCTGCATTCTGAGAGGTTTGGCCCTAGAGCAGGATAAAGGTGTGTATCATATCTTGGTGTCAGGAGAGGAGATAATTGGCAAGACTGGCAGCCAAGTGTTCCCCAGTACGGTGTTCTCTATTGAAGTGTACCCTGAAGAACGGGCAGACACCGAGCCAGCCCTGCTCACTCTGCAGTCTATCAGTGGCATCCAGCCTTTCACCTGTGGCTCAGAGGAGCTTgtcactgtcctcactgtcatCTTGGACGCTGACCTGACAAAGATGGTTGCTGAACAGAGGGTCAACCTACTGGGCGTTATGAGGAAATTCTCTCATGTGGCCCTGGAGCACATGAGGGTGGTCCCTGTTGTCAACAACCGCCTATTTGACATGTCTGCTTTCATGGCTGGACCGGGGAATGCTAAGAAGGTGGTGGAAAATGGGGCCCTTCTGTCATGGAAGCTTGGATGTGGCCTGGACCAGGGCAGTATCCCTGACATAAGCAGCGTCCAATCCTCCGCTAAGAATGGGACCATGTCAGGCAGGCTGGGATACCCTGTGGTCGGCTGGCACATTGTCAACAAAAAGCCCCATGGCGTGAAACGGGTCAGACGGCAGTTGTACAATACTCCCACTCCATTGCCCTCCCTGCTTCCTCCGACTTCTCACCCAGAGCCCCCTGTACGTGTTGTTCCCACCCCTACTTCGCCCTCTATTGCCCCAGCAACAGAGGTCTCTGCTCCCCCTGTCCGAGGCCCTTTGCCTCTTCCAGTGAAGCCCACTATGAGGGTTAGAGATCAGATAGCCCACACACCTGTGTTTGGACCTCCCCAACCCACAAGAGTACTCGGAACGACAAGCAGCATGCCCATTCAGCCCACCATGACCCGGCCTACAATTGTAGAGGCCACTGCTGTGCCAACACCACCAAGCACCACCAAAAGACCCAAGCCTACTTCTACGAGGAAACCTAAGAAACCCAAAACATCCACCCCAGCACCCAGGGAACCCAAGTCTACCACACCTAAACCGCCCAAACGCACCACTCCTCTCTCTTTGGCTCCAGACATAAATCAAAACCCAGACATCCGCAACGCTGTTGATCAGGTGAATGTATGGGTTGGCACATACTTTGAGGTTAAAATTCCTCCTGATACATTCTTTGACAAGGAGGATGGTACTACTGATAAGCTGCGTTTGACTTTGAAGAAGACCCCCAAAGAAGCAGTGAGTGAAACATCCTGGATACAATTCAACAGCACCATCCAGCTTTTGTACGGCCTCCCAGAGGAGCAGCATGAGGGGAAACATGAGTACTTCATGTTGGCCACTGATAAAGGCGGGAAGAGCATCATGGATGCATTTGAGGTTCAAGTCAACCGTTGGTCTACTATTGACAAACCATCAGTTGTGTTTGCTGCCCGCTTCCATGGCGACCCCAAAACATTAAGCAATGATGTCCATAAGAAGATTCTTTTGATAAAAAAACTGGCGTATGCCCTCGGTGATCGCAACAGCAGCACAGTAACCCTGCGAAGCATCACTAAAGGCTCCATCGTGGTGGAATGGACCAACAACAGTCTCCAGCAGAGTCCTTGTCCAAAGGACCAGATCTCAGTACTCAGCAGCAGGATCTCTGATCCCCAAGGGACACCTAAACTGGCCTTCATCAAAGCTATGGAGCCTGAATTCAAGCCCATTAACATCTCCATTCGTGGCACCAATAAATGTCAGAGCTACACGTTTATCCCGCCAGGAGAGGTGCCAATGCCTGTTCTTCCTACAGCCACTCCTTCACCTGGGACAGGTCGCAGGAGCAGTGACGATGTCTACCTCCACACAGTCATTCCCGCTGTAGTGGTAGCTGCCCTGCTGCTCATAGCCGGGATCATTGCTATGGTCTGCTACCGCAAGAAGCGCAAAGGGAAGATGACCATCGAGGAGCAGGCCACTTTCATCAAGAAAGGAGTACCCATAATATTTGCAGATGAGTTGGATGATTCCAAGTCACCCCCGTCCTCCAGCATCCCGCTTATCCTTCAGGAGGAAAAGCCCCCACTCCCCCCTCCAGAGTACCCCAACATGTCTGGCCCCCACAGTACCCTGCTTAACCAGGATCTACTGGAGGAGTATTCTATGTATCAAGATGATGACCCGAATGCACCTCCTTACATGCCCCCACCACCGTTTACTGTCCCCATAGAGGGCAAAGGCTCTCGTCCCAAGAACATGACCTCATACCGGTCCCCCCCTCCCTACGTGCCTCCCTAACGCACACTACAGCTTTCAGTTTGGAAAGCAGGTGCAACGTAGGGATGCTTGTTGAAAACTTCTACAGGAGTACATTTACACGTGTTTGATGCTTTGACTTTGTAGAGGAGCAGTCAACCATACTCATATATTTGACCGTCATGGATAAGACACTATATCGTACAATTCTACTACTGGCACAGGGCGAACGGATGGGAAGAGTTTGTTATTCCAGCCCTCTTTTTTTTCATTGTCCTTCAGATCTGCTTTTGACCTcttgcaaattcttttttgtctGTTTTTGCCAAGAAGAGTCAATTTTATCTTCAATGATGTACTATTTCTATTGTATAGAAAATAATAAAGAAGCAGGAAAGACTGAAACCCACAGGGACTTTTTGAGCAGATGTCACCATGACAACAGACTTGAGGCTCTCCCTCAGTGTTAATCTTTATGAGTTTCTATATCACTCTTATCTGTCCTTCGGCTAGGTTTACTAAGATTTTGCACCTGTTATTTCTAGAGGGGAATGAAATACAAAAAGCCAAACCGAAAGCATGAAACCATTACACAAATATCTGTTTGTTTCCTAGACTTTGATCTTGCCCTATTCTCCTATGCTTTGCTCCCTCTTGACAATAACATGCAATCCTTGCACTTATGCAAATTCTTGTTAAACCTTGCACTATGTGTCTTGCGCATAATTGAACGCAGTGAGTGGTAGTCCAATAAGGAGaaaatattttctttttgtatccTTGAATTACCACATGACTGAGATTCCTCTGGTACTTGATCACTAAAGACATTACACTGATCACGCCTGTTGTAGATGTAGCCTAATTAAGTTACAAAACAaataattacttttttttttttctttgttaatgtgtgtgccACTGAAACCTGCCTCTGAGAAGACTGGTTTTGCTGTTGCCAAGGTGATGTCTGTGGTCGCAAGGCAAACCATGTGTGGTTGCTGCAACAATAATGAAGGGGCCAATGGAATGCTGTGTTTCTCAGCAGGGTGAGAATTAGCGACATAGTCAATGAGGTAGATCCACTGTCTTATATTGAGTTGGTTTTGCCGCTATGAGGGGTGGGCGGGTGGGCATAGAGTACTGTATTATCACTGCTCTGCCTCTAGGCGTTGCACTGTTATGTTAAGTGCACTGCCTGTGGTCAGTTCAATGAGGCATGGGGACGGGGGGGATGTACATAATCGTGTGCCTGTGAAATTAAACAACTCCATAATGTTAGTGTTTTATCAGTAAACCTAGTCGGGAAAGGGAGGGCCAGAGTGGGAAataattttattttttacttgtATGTCTAGATTTATGATCACAATCATGGAAAAAAATGACTTTATAGTTTGTGATGGTACAAAAGAACGTTTACCTGCCCATCACAAAAAAAATAATGCATTATCTCAATATGATGGGGAACAAAGAAACCACTACAATATGTGAATTATGTACATTTCATATCTGATATCACCATAAGAAAAAATGGTTAAAAATCTAATGTTTTTACTGAGTTTTTGATACAGTCTTAAACTTGTTttatgaaaatatattaataaaatgtaatactaTTTGTAAAGCCTCAAATATGGTGTAGTCCTTCTTTTGTTTGAGAAAATGGAACTGCATATTCAATATATGTCGATGTACATTCGAGGGCTGATAAATTAGAATATAGTCagtgatgtatacatgaatATGATTCATATATATGCAAGTATTAATGGGCTTTTGTACAATTGGGAAATTGAAGTGCAAACATTGTGATATTTAAAGCTAGTGTGTAAAAAGGTAGGTTTGAAATACCTTATAAGCCACTTTGCTTTTCAAATATATTGAACCTGAGCTATACACTCTTTGTTGTAATAACCACACACAGCAGGCAGGCCCTGTGAGACATATTTAAAGACAAGTGCTCCCTTTCTGCTGCATTTGTGTGggaagtttttctttttttggctCTGTGCGCCTACCTCGCTGTGAGAAATATCAATAACAATGAGAAATACCTGCTCTCAAATGCTTTTAGTATAGAGCTTGTGATGGCTTATTTTTGAGAGGTCAAAAACTGTTTTACTGCTCGGCGACCAATGCTGC
This Pseudochaenichthys georgianus chromosome 7, fPseGeo1.2, whole genome shotgun sequence DNA region includes the following protein-coding sequences:
- the dag1 gene encoding dystroglycan 1 encodes the protein MWPPKLFIDICWAAQRSIAMHYKRKNTSCGDAGRSSFLWCRTIPLVVVLLVTMAHGAAPEQQETLVEMISVELEASMQSSVLSELQAAASSVGAGPPTAIPDSSAKNGGAHTGIPDSSAIVGQVFQLKVPTGPANATCHVKLTEMGKETLPSWLFWDIESCILRGLALEQDKGVYHILVSGEEIIGKTGSQVFPSTVFSIEVYPEERADTEPALLTLQSISGIQPFTCGSEELVTVLTVILDADLTKMVAEQRVNLLGVMRKFSHVALEHMRVVPVVNNRLFDMSAFMAGPGNAKKVVENGALLSWKLGCGLDQGSIPDISSVQSSAKNGTMSGRLGYPVVGWHIVNKKPHGVKRVRRQLYNTPTPLPSLLPPTSHPEPPVRVVPTPTSPSIAPATEVSAPPVRGPLPLPVKPTMRVRDQIAHTPVFGPPQPTRVLGTTSSMPIQPTMTRPTIVEATAVPTPPSTTKRPKPTSTRKPKKPKTSTPAPREPKSTTPKPPKRTTPLSLAPDINQNPDIRNAVDQVNVWVGTYFEVKIPPDTFFDKEDGTTDKLRLTLKKTPKEAVSETSWIQFNSTIQLLYGLPEEQHEGKHEYFMLATDKGGKSIMDAFEVQVNRWSTIDKPSVVFAARFHGDPKTLSNDVHKKILLIKKLAYALGDRNSSTVTLRSITKGSIVVEWTNNSLQQSPCPKDQISVLSSRISDPQGTPKLAFIKAMEPEFKPINISIRGTNKCQSYTFIPPGEVPMPVLPTATPSPGTGRRSSDDVYLHTVIPAVVVAALLLIAGIIAMVCYRKKRKGKMTIEEQATFIKKGVPIIFADELDDSKSPPSSSIPLILQEEKPPLPPPEYPNMSGPHSTLLNQDLLEEYSMYQDDDPNAPPYMPPPPFTVPIEGKGSRPKNMTSYRSPPPYVPP